In Marivirga salinae, a single window of DNA contains:
- a CDS encoding T9SS type A sorting domain-containing protein — protein sequence MRIKAYYFFFCLFFVSIISFETLGADFLTGNSSVCTEGTKTETYSVSIIDLPTHTGNCEYYYTWRVDGGTILNGSTNATANGYQFRSIKVDWDENQTEYKVAVTVSNENGKGTCITGNLSASDLLLISENNDSCGGGSSGGDNGDDDSGDDDSGGDEDDEVSPFISEIFFQKLDESAEPFSSGSFCSDPHKLYFKAQNITLDGDYDKSISIRIGSEIKSTPLTPLEEGSLYDFVVDLDTLGLLEPTQVAFRCRMSGGDLKRAISKTFTFTILPNLNVEFTELMPPIHEGSGDAQIKVKNTNDNIDSLKLDLFTSGDIGVLSDYFGKTGDFVNFTGISMGEFSVQIQVGDRSEFPSGIDPSYCPKDYEITVPEPTTLNTFSISQENPECYGDDAVIKGNTNYDRDYYSNNPDIFYELYNDEDRLIDTVTVSPGQDFSFQVSPNHGNDNYYVRATKVGCENLSGENLEGFQIISENEVNVNFIERIEKTNLISNDESCYNSEDGKISFKISGGTPPYKIEVDNNSLKGISIDDFNNNIEKIPSGETVIIDGLAPDDENDKEISFIIFDSKQCKSDKINIKKRIHSVKEEIGISSDEVKKYPECLLGEDGEVKIVPKGGNGAPYELSVVSVTKSNGSSYNNETITANSDSSELFINNIPANCIIEYKVFDSNGCEGTKNFTFEVGDNPDALNFKNFDGGTDPDCFNGFGSVYLELTNFKDDLNNITKKLYNADDDNAEIDSVGTNHSGSTVSFTGLGEGNYYIEIKNSKTNCIIPIADLSFSIDIPDQPTFLPPISDDIPCRYGSMNVKLPMSSAKLPFKQFDLTIERKPSGEDHFTEADLDTVQIYPNSANELVIRNLFEGDYKISGTDGKGCAFKDFKFTLNQPDELLELTTSPHIKFSTDGTDYHISEYGVADGEINFEAEGGEFNYIFYLYKNNSQIESKTTNNEGSFDGLKALDDNGDLNEFYIGVSDSRNCFKRSKTFTLTQPDSLIFEYELINYISSENDTFNIECNGGADTVRVETEGGVYPHLVELLKGDNTEKSDTLYSQNEGSVFRDISYGRYKIKVTDKFDTNISSGYRKIIDIDSIDLVEPDSLSVDTVMTQPICYGDSTGSIIITPSGGVPFANGEYDIHLFDQDGGSILNETTNELSIVADAGIYYYTIFDAFNCEYVSEDEYFAGLGNKITVTELSPRLSVVEDTITYPPCAGDETATLSVNASGGRSEDGNYILELYDNNNPPLYGPNPLIDSVSTIESGYYTFQNLFAGEYNVIVYDDSLCSEMIPITIEERDYPLEFKIVDSVLARCPNSSDAKLKIISTGGDSPHIFSLNNIDFSPSDSITYSDDSTETYYHKTFTGLIGDSTYNIYLKDDNYYDGSFNNVCLIDTSQTIPKTPSLALDFEKTDIKCFGEENGDFTLSPSYGDMDNINDFIIVIDGPNSVVSHDQGYVNNLSAGRYKIKITLADTTACKTPLDEEIYIDQPEPLVVDIFSNTEYNCSSDEEIILNGEINGGLSTSDQFLYAINSDNSADFELLEVSKSEFRIKEKLEPGWNVFYLKSSHNCMVSDSFFVESEQPNLQIIANQAVSCFGKSDGEIRVTSNFEKLNYKLMNYEDTFSIDDSEAENVVFEGLKSGNYQLTGSSSSCLADTLEIFVNQPDSLMFSPEIIDQPSCNQANGIGSLSISGGTSPYEIFWQLENGNILDSTSLKSGYYDIIVEDANNCSAILTDFFVEESNDFMVSVDTLSNPTCGKNNGSISIQTIGGVPPFDIIWFKNGDLFTDGTDSLTSLSAGTYIYSVEDAMGCVFEDSVKLNGSEPISIDILDQMLADCDTQNGSITLSVTGGTPPYTYSWPDSIPYAEGNYAEGLWGAKIYTVSVTDANLCSKEYEFAIGNKGAPEIAVHATNPKCDFANGKIEIELLSEDHVSYEWRGFENASSTLENVPSGIYFVTLTANNCPITKRIELTENTTNLLEVNPILTKAGCNDMGGEIDLNISGGTQPYTITWDDTLLKNDVRSGLSSGNYSFKVTDSVGCIVSKDIYLDKEELPQLSLNSLGNAACGATDGYIQLDSLSSEFTFKWSHNNLLNDDLAENLSSGLYSVYAVNQKGCTTDTVSYYISSSNTDLRIQEIDVISASCNESADGSIEVNAVNGVPPYQYEWNDDDQQTGKIAKDLRPGTYTVRVTDATNCSRVKSITLGQVNPVHILSVSKNAPSCTDAADGSISITAAGGKGNYSYEWSTGATTPSITGLESGEYSVTVYDNNVCSDQIDVSITAPDMLSVEYSTEKPKCYSTADGQVELSVLGGIPPYKVEWHDGATLNRRFDLAAGSYNVFISDNNNCSINKNIIVPAKDSVTIDYEITSVSCNGGNDGNVRIQSISNANNPKVVWSNGQIGNTLRNVSSGFYAADITDSYGCTTAFEFGVDSPDPLQIVNDSVTNVLCKNGFNGSIIFDVKGGNGNYSFNWDDGPRNKNRYNLTAGNYKVTVLDDLNCRIEKQFTIDEPNLLVLDYTAASVSCFGNADGYVSLEINGGIEPYQISWDDGVMDSVRNDLTAGTHDVLVKDANNCSKSIEVSIPNINPIRIDEVIQTIPSCYQGSDGGLELEISGGNAPYTVSWDNGKSGASIDSISAGNYRVTIKDNKNCQLTELIALEDASPIYLTSLTMANPICYGEPSGVVEVVPDGGNPPFEVIWEDGTSAFNRGDLLAGSHTFEVVDSTGCSVSYKISLQDPPLEVIEGLPSEIVLCTGGVANLDAGEWNSYNWTADNGFSRSEREVTIDAVGNYNLAVTNEAGCIDNHPFTVTKDDDLLTADFLLTTEAVVQDTVVIVDVSWKVPDSVRWINPDDPDFYLVSQTEEYQEVIFTRTGDFELKMKAKLDYCESDVIKTITVLSKEEAARISDEEKNIISKDLHISTSIYPNPNFGDFRIEMKGNKQYDHHSKIIDVNSGIEYYRFEGKKQKNYVFNIEDNRLPDGVYLLMMETEGETITKRFIVK from the coding sequence ATGAGAATTAAAGCATATTATTTCTTTTTCTGTTTGTTTTTTGTTTCAATAATCTCTTTTGAAACATTAGGAGCAGATTTTTTGACTGGAAACTCTTCTGTATGTACCGAAGGCACTAAGACTGAGACTTATTCTGTTTCGATTATAGACTTGCCAACTCATACAGGTAATTGTGAATATTATTATACTTGGAGAGTAGATGGTGGTACTATACTAAATGGTTCAACAAATGCCACTGCTAATGGGTATCAGTTCAGATCAATTAAAGTAGATTGGGATGAAAATCAAACGGAATATAAGGTAGCTGTAACTGTATCTAATGAGAATGGTAAAGGAACTTGTATAACTGGTAATTTATCTGCAAGTGATCTTTTATTAATTTCAGAGAATAATGACAGTTGTGGTGGCGGAAGTAGTGGTGGTGACAATGGTGATGATGACAGTGGTGATGATGACAGCGGTGGGGATGAGGATGATGAAGTGAGTCCTTTTATTTCTGAAATTTTTTTTCAAAAATTAGATGAAAGCGCAGAGCCGTTTAGTTCGGGTTCTTTTTGTTCTGATCCACACAAACTATATTTTAAAGCTCAGAATATTACATTGGATGGTGATTATGATAAATCAATAAGTATTAGAATTGGTAGTGAAATAAAATCTACTCCTTTAACTCCTTTAGAAGAAGGGAGTTTATATGATTTTGTTGTGGATTTAGATACACTTGGATTACTTGAGCCAACACAGGTAGCTTTTCGGTGTAGAATGTCAGGGGGTGATTTAAAAAGGGCAATTTCAAAAACTTTTACTTTTACTATTCTTCCGAATTTAAATGTAGAATTTACTGAATTAATGCCTCCTATACATGAAGGAAGTGGCGATGCTCAGATAAAGGTGAAAAATACAAATGATAATATTGATAGTTTAAAATTAGATTTATTTACTTCTGGAGATATCGGGGTTTTATCTGATTATTTCGGTAAAACAGGTGATTTCGTAAATTTCACTGGTATTTCAATGGGTGAGTTTTCAGTACAAATTCAAGTTGGAGATCGGTCAGAATTTCCTTCAGGTATTGATCCTTCATACTGTCCAAAGGACTATGAAATAACAGTTCCTGAACCTACAACACTTAATACATTTAGCATCAGTCAGGAAAATCCTGAATGCTATGGAGATGATGCTGTTATTAAAGGTAATACAAATTATGATAGAGACTACTATTCAAATAACCCTGATATTTTTTATGAATTATATAATGATGAGGATAGATTAATTGATACTGTGACTGTTTCACCTGGTCAGGATTTTAGTTTTCAAGTATCGCCTAATCATGGAAATGATAATTATTATGTAAGAGCAACAAAGGTTGGATGTGAAAATCTTTCAGGAGAAAATTTAGAAGGATTTCAGATTATATCTGAAAATGAAGTTAATGTGAATTTTATTGAAAGAATAGAAAAAACAAATCTAATATCTAATGATGAGTCCTGTTATAATTCCGAAGACGGTAAAATTTCTTTTAAAATTTCAGGTGGTACACCTCCTTATAAAATTGAAGTTGATAATAATAGTTTAAAGGGTATTTCAATAGACGATTTTAATAATAATATTGAAAAAATTCCGTCAGGTGAAACAGTCATTATAGATGGTTTGGCTCCAGATGATGAAAATGACAAAGAAATATCATTTATAATATTTGATTCTAAACAATGTAAATCAGATAAAATTAATATTAAAAAAAGAATACATTCAGTAAAGGAAGAAATTGGTATCAGTTCAGATGAGGTCAAAAAATATCCCGAGTGCCTATTAGGAGAAGATGGGGAAGTTAAAATAGTCCCTAAGGGTGGAAATGGGGCACCTTATGAGTTGTCTGTGGTTTCAGTGACTAAATCTAACGGTTCTTCATATAATAATGAAACTATAACAGCAAACAGTGACAGTTCCGAATTATTTATAAATAATATTCCTGCCAATTGCATTATAGAGTACAAAGTTTTTGATAGTAATGGATGTGAAGGTACTAAGAACTTTACATTTGAAGTAGGAGATAACCCTGATGCACTTAATTTTAAAAATTTTGATGGAGGCACGGATCCAGACTGTTTTAATGGATTTGGCAGTGTTTACTTAGAGTTAACCAATTTTAAAGATGATTTAAATAATATCACCAAAAAACTTTATAACGCTGATGATGATAATGCAGAAATAGATTCTGTAGGGACAAATCACTCAGGCTCTACTGTAAGTTTTACTGGATTAGGTGAAGGTAATTACTATATTGAAATTAAAAATAGCAAAACTAATTGCATCATCCCAATTGCAGATTTATCATTTAGTATCGATATACCCGACCAACCCACCTTCTTACCACCTATCTCTGACGATATACCTTGCAGGTATGGTTCTATGAATGTAAAACTACCTATGAGTAGTGCTAAATTACCTTTTAAGCAATTTGATTTAACAATAGAAAGAAAACCATCTGGAGAGGACCATTTTACCGAAGCGGATTTGGATACAGTTCAAATATATCCGAATTCAGCTAATGAACTCGTTATAAGAAATTTATTCGAAGGCGATTATAAAATATCAGGTACTGATGGAAAGGGGTGTGCTTTTAAAGATTTTAAATTCACACTTAATCAACCCGATGAACTCTTAGAATTAACTACTTCACCTCATATTAAATTTAGTACCGATGGTACTGATTATCACATAAGTGAATATGGTGTTGCAGATGGTGAAATTAATTTTGAAGCCGAAGGAGGAGAATTTAATTATATATTTTATCTGTATAAAAATAATAGTCAAATAGAATCAAAAACAACCAATAATGAAGGTTCATTCGATGGTTTAAAAGCACTAGATGATAATGGTGATCTAAATGAATTTTATATCGGGGTAAGTGACTCAAGAAATTGTTTTAAAAGGTCTAAAACCTTCACTCTAACCCAACCCGATTCTTTAATTTTTGAATACGAATTAATCAATTACATCTCTAGTGAGAATGATACATTTAATATAGAATGCAATGGCGGAGCTGACACTGTAAGAGTGGAAACAGAAGGTGGTGTTTACCCACATTTGGTAGAGTTATTAAAAGGGGATAATACTGAAAAATCTGATACTTTATATTCTCAAAATGAGGGCTCAGTTTTTCGAGATATTTCTTATGGCAGGTATAAAATAAAAGTTACAGATAAATTTGACACTAATATCTCAAGTGGTTATAGGAAAATAATTGATATAGACTCTATTGATTTAGTAGAACCTGACTCACTTAGTGTTGACACAGTAATGACCCAACCCATTTGCTATGGGGATAGCACGGGTTCCATTATAATTACTCCTTCAGGGGGAGTTCCTTTTGCAAATGGAGAGTACGATATTCATTTATTTGATCAAGATGGTGGTTCGATCCTAAATGAAACCACAAATGAATTATCAATTGTGGCTGATGCGGGTATCTATTATTATACCATTTTTGATGCTTTTAATTGTGAGTATGTTTCTGAGGATGAATACTTTGCTGGTCTCGGTAATAAAATTACAGTAACCGAATTAAGTCCTAGACTAAGCGTAGTTGAAGATACCATTACTTATCCTCCCTGTGCTGGTGATGAAACCGCTACGCTTTCAGTAAATGCCAGTGGTGGACGTTCTGAGGATGGAAATTATATTTTAGAACTCTATGACAATAATAATCCACCTTTGTACGGACCTAACCCGCTAATTGATAGTGTTTCAACTATAGAATCTGGTTATTATACTTTTCAAAATTTATTTGCTGGTGAATATAATGTTATCGTTTACGATGATTCTTTATGTTCCGAAATGATTCCAATCACAATCGAAGAAAGAGATTATCCTTTAGAATTTAAAATAGTTGATTCTGTACTTGCTAGATGCCCAAATTCTTCTGATGCAAAATTAAAAATCATTTCAACAGGTGGAGATAGTCCTCATATTTTCTCACTCAATAATATTGATTTCTCACCTTCTGATAGTATAACTTATAGCGATGATAGTACAGAAACATATTATCATAAGACCTTCACAGGTTTAATAGGCGATAGCACCTACAATATTTATTTGAAAGATGATAATTATTACGATGGCTCCTTTAATAATGTATGCTTAATAGATACAAGTCAGACTATTCCTAAAACCCCATCTTTAGCACTGGATTTTGAAAAAACAGATATAAAATGTTTTGGAGAAGAAAATGGAGATTTTACTCTTAGCCCATCATATGGGGATATGGACAATATTAATGACTTTATTATAGTAATTGATGGACCAAATAGTGTAGTAAGTCATGACCAAGGTTATGTAAATAATCTTTCAGCAGGCAGATATAAAATAAAAATTACTTTAGCTGATACTACCGCATGTAAAACGCCATTGGATGAGGAAATTTATATCGATCAACCAGAACCTTTAGTTGTAGATATATTTTCTAATACAGAATATAATTGTTCATCTGATGAAGAGATTATTCTTAATGGAGAGATAAATGGAGGATTATCAACTAGCGATCAATTTTTATATGCTATAAACAGTGACAATAGTGCTGATTTTGAATTGCTTGAAGTATCAAAGAGTGAATTTAGAATTAAGGAGAAGCTTGAACCAGGCTGGAATGTCTTTTATTTAAAGTCCTCTCATAATTGTATGGTTTCCGATTCCTTTTTTGTGGAATCAGAGCAACCAAATCTTCAAATTATAGCAAATCAAGCTGTGAGCTGTTTTGGCAAATCAGATGGGGAAATTAGAGTGACTTCAAATTTTGAGAAGCTTAATTATAAGCTGATGAATTATGAAGATACATTTTCAATTGATGATTCAGAAGCAGAAAATGTAGTATTTGAGGGTCTTAAATCAGGAAACTATCAACTCACTGGGAGTTCTTCCAGCTGTTTGGCTGATACCTTAGAAATATTCGTTAATCAGCCAGATTCATTAATGTTTAGTCCTGAGATAATTGATCAGCCATCATGTAATCAAGCAAATGGAATAGGGAGTCTTAGTATTTCAGGAGGTACTTCACCTTATGAGATTTTCTGGCAACTGGAAAATGGGAATATTTTAGATAGCACATCTTTAAAATCAGGTTATTATGATATTATTGTTGAAGATGCCAATAATTGTTCCGCTATTCTGACTGACTTTTTTGTAGAAGAGTCTAATGATTTTATGGTTTCTGTTGATACTTTATCAAATCCTACTTGCGGAAAGAATAATGGTTCAATTTCTATACAAACTATCGGAGGAGTTCCTCCCTTTGACATTATTTGGTTTAAAAATGGGGACTTATTTACCGATGGAACCGACTCATTAACATCATTATCAGCGGGTACTTATATTTATAGTGTAGAAGATGCCATGGGTTGTGTTTTTGAGGATAGTGTGAAGTTAAACGGTAGTGAACCTATCAGCATAGATATTTTAGATCAAATGCTAGCGGACTGTGACACTCAAAATGGATCCATAACCTTGTCAGTTACAGGAGGAACTCCTCCATATACCTATTCATGGCCAGATTCAATTCCTTATGCAGAAGGAAATTATGCGGAAGGTTTATGGGGAGCTAAGATATATACAGTAAGCGTAACAGATGCTAATTTATGTTCAAAGGAATATGAATTTGCAATCGGAAATAAGGGTGCACCGGAAATAGCCGTACATGCCACAAATCCAAAATGTGACTTTGCAAATGGAAAAATAGAAATTGAATTGCTTTCTGAAGATCATGTTAGCTACGAATGGAGGGGATTTGAAAATGCGAGTTCAACTTTAGAAAATGTTCCTTCAGGCATTTATTTTGTAACCTTAACAGCCAATAATTGTCCGATAACTAAAAGGATTGAACTCACGGAGAATACCACTAATCTTTTAGAGGTAAATCCAATTTTGACGAAAGCAGGATGTAATGATATGGGTGGAGAGATTGATCTCAATATTTCTGGAGGAACTCAACCATACACTATTACTTGGGATGACACGCTACTAAAAAATGATGTAAGATCAGGTTTATCTTCGGGGAATTACAGTTTTAAAGTGACGGATAGTGTTGGATGCATTGTATCTAAAGATATTTATTTAGATAAAGAGGAATTGCCTCAGCTTTCATTAAATTCTTTAGGTAATGCAGCTTGCGGAGCAACAGATGGTTATATCCAATTAGATAGCCTTTCAAGTGAGTTTACTTTCAAATGGTCCCATAATAACTTGCTTAATGATGATTTAGCTGAAAATCTTTCCTCAGGATTATATTCAGTATATGCTGTGAATCAAAAAGGATGTACTACAGATACTGTTTCCTATTACATCAGCAGTAGTAATACAGATCTTAGAATTCAGGAAATTGACGTTATTTCTGCTTCCTGTAATGAAAGCGCGGATGGTTCCATAGAAGTGAATGCCGTAAACGGTGTTCCACCTTATCAATATGAATGGAATGATGATGATCAGCAAACTGGCAAAATAGCTAAGGATTTACGCCCAGGAACTTATACGGTCCGTGTAACAGATGCCACAAATTGTAGTAGAGTAAAATCTATTACCTTGGGTCAAGTTAATCCAGTTCACATTTTAAGTGTATCAAAAAATGCCCCTTCATGTACAGATGCCGCTGATGGAAGTATTTCAATCACCGCAGCAGGCGGTAAGGGTAATTATTCTTATGAATGGTCAACTGGTGCTACTACCCCATCAATTACAGGTCTGGAAAGTGGTGAATATTCGGTGACAGTTTATGATAATAATGTTTGTTCAGATCAAATTGATGTCAGCATCACTGCGCCTGATATGTTATCAGTAGAGTATTCTACTGAAAAACCTAAGTGTTATTCTACTGCAGACGGACAAGTTGAGCTTTCAGTATTGGGTGGAATACCTCCTTATAAAGTGGAATGGCATGATGGTGCAACATTAAATAGACGATTTGATTTGGCAGCAGGCAGCTATAATGTATTTATTTCAGATAATAATAATTGCAGCATTAACAAAAACATCATAGTTCCAGCTAAAGATTCAGTCACGATTGATTATGAGATTACTTCAGTTTCCTGCAATGGAGGAAATGATGGTAATGTTAGAATCCAAAGCATTTCCAATGCAAATAACCCAAAAGTTGTTTGGTCCAATGGCCAAATTGGAAATACATTAAGAAATGTATCCTCGGGTTTTTATGCAGCAGATATCACAGATTCTTATGGCTGCACTACGGCTTTTGAATTTGGGGTAGACTCACCGGATCCTTTACAAATTGTGAACGACTCTGTAACGAATGTACTGTGTAAAAATGGTTTCAATGGTTCCATTATTTTTGATGTAAAAGGTGGTAATGGAAATTATAGCTTTAATTGGGATGATGGACCAAGAAATAAGAATAGATATAATCTAACTGCAGGTAATTATAAAGTTACCGTATTGGATGATCTTAACTGTAGAATTGAAAAACAATTCACAATAGATGAGCCAAATTTATTAGTACTTGATTATACCGCAGCTTCAGTTAGTTGTTTCGGAAATGCAGATGGCTATGTTTCTCTTGAAATAAATGGCGGAATAGAGCCATACCAAATTAGTTGGGATGATGGTGTTATGGATAGTGTCAGGAATGACCTTACTGCCGGAACACATGATGTTTTGGTAAAGGATGCCAATAATTGTTCAAAAAGCATAGAGGTGAGCATTCCAAATATTAATCCTATTAGAATTGATGAGGTCATTCAAACTATCCCATCTTGCTATCAAGGCTCAGATGGTGGACTTGAATTAGAAATTAGTGGAGGTAATGCACCATATACAGTGAGTTGGGATAATGGAAAATCTGGAGCTTCCATAGATAGTATTTCTGCAGGAAATTATCGGGTTACTATTAAGGATAATAAAAATTGTCAGTTAACAGAATTGATTGCTCTAGAAGATGCATCTCCAATATATCTGACTAGTTTAACTATGGCTAATCCGATTTGCTATGGAGAACCTTCTGGTGTCGTGGAGGTTGTTCCTGACGGAGGGAATCCGCCTTTTGAGGTGATATGGGAGGATGGAACTAGCGCTTTTAATAGAGGTGATTTATTGGCAGGATCACATACTTTTGAGGTGGTGGATTCTACGGGATGTTCTGTTAGCTATAAGATTTCCCTTCAAGATCCCCCATTGGAAGTAATAGAAGGTTTGCCATCTGAAATTGTTCTATGTACTGGAGGAGTTGCTAATCTTGATGCCGGAGAATGGAACAGCTATAATTGGACTGCAGATAATGGATTTTCTAGAAGTGAAAGAGAGGTTACAATTGATGCTGTAGGGAATTATAATCTGGCTGTCACCAATGAGGCAGGTTGTATAGATAATCATCCTTTTACGGTAACTAAGGATGATGATTTATTAACAGCAGACTTTTTATTAACCACTGAGGCAGTAGTTCAGGATACCGTTGTAATTGTTGATGTTAGTTGGAAGGTACCCGATTCAGTACGCTGGATTAATCCTGATGATCCTGATTTTTACTTAGTATCTCAAACAGAAGAATATCAAGAGGTTATTTTTACTCGAACTGGTGATTTTGAGCTTAAAATGAAAGCAAAACTAGACTATTGCGAGTCTGATGTTATTAAAACCATTACAGTGCTTTCTAAAGAAGAAGCCGCACGTATTTCTGATGAGGAAAAAAATATTATTTCTAAAGACCTCCATATTTCTACTTCCATTTACCCTAATCCTAATTTCGGAGATTTTAGAATTGAAATGAAAGGGAATAAGCAATATGATCATCATTCAAAAATAATTGATGTGAATTCAGGAATCGAGTATTATCGATTTGAAGGCAAAAAACAAAAGAATTATGTTTTCAATATAGAAGATAATCGACTTCCTGATGGAGTTTATCTACTAATGATGGAAACTGAAGGAGAAACAATTACAAAAAGATTTATAGTTAAGTAA